GGGTGGGCGCTTCGGTGGTGGATCTGGAGCCCCGGCACGACACCGCCGTTCCGGACGTGGTCAGCGCTGTCCGCAACCGGACCGACCTGCTGGTGCGGGTTGCCGCCTACGCGCGTTCGGAAACCCTGGCCACCCTGCTGGATTCGGGCGCCCAGGTGCTCACGTGCCCGGTGGACGCCCCGGCCGACTTCGTCTCCGACCTGCGTACCGGGGCGAGCGAGCGGGGACTGGCCGTGCACTACGAGGTGCGGGAGCTGGCCGACCTGCCGAAGCTGCGTCAGCTGTGCGCCGCGGATTCGTTGCCGGTACACGTCGTTCTCGTCTTCGGCGCCGGGATGCCCGGCGACATCAGCACGCTGACCGCGGCCGTTGAAGGGCTCCCGGCTGGCGCTGAGTTCACCGCGACGGGGCTGGGCGAGGCCTCGTTGCCCGTGATGCTGGGGTCGCTGGCCGCAGGTGGGCACATACGCGTGGGAATGGCCGACACACTGGAGTACTCCAGCGGTGTTCCGGTACGGGACAACGCGCAGTTGGCCGCTCGAGCATCCGGTTTGGCCAAGATCGCACAACGTCTGCCGCTTTCGGTATCCCACGTTCGAGGGTTGTTCGGGCTGACCGAGTGACTCGCTCGGCGGCACACCTCCAACTCCCCCCAGCACGCCACACCGCTGCCCTAGGATGTGGGAAGCAGCGCCGAAGTGCCGGCTCCGGCGAACTCAGCGCCAGGATGCAGAGGTTGTAGCCGTGATCGAAGTGCGCCCCGGAGGCCGCCGACGCATCGACCGGGTTCTCTCCCCGGACTACGTCGGCGATGTCGAACAACGCGGTCTGGACGAAGTGCGCGAACTGCGCGACGAAGCCGCACAGGAGGAGACCGACCTGTCCTATCTGCGGAGAATGCTGCACGCGCGGATCGACATCGTCCGTGCCGAACAACGCAGACGCGACGAGGACGGCTCGGCGACCGTGGTCGAGGAGCTGGTCGGGATCCTCTCGGACAACGCCGTGGGGCCGGCTACCGGTTCCGGTCGGTACCAGACCATGGAGCCGTCCAGGGCGGAGTCGCACCGCAGACACGTGGAGGCGCTGGTCTCCGACGTGGATCTCTCCGACGTGATGTCGCTTTCGGGTGAGAAGCTGGACGCCACCCTGCTCGCCTTCGAGTCCGAGGAGGAATCGGTCTCCACTCGACGCAAGCAGGTCCAGACCGTGGTGGACCGACTGAACGAGGAGATCGCGCGCCGATACCGTGAAGGGGTCGCCTCGGTGGACGAATTACTGGCGGCGGAAAGGGACGGACATTGAACGAGCACGGTAGCCCGGTTCCGCTGGTCGAGCTGGTTCGCGGGGAGATCAGGGAAGGCCTGCACCACGGCTCTGTCGTCGTCCTCGCCCCGGACGGCCGGGTGAAGCACTCGCTCGGCGGGGCCGATCACCCCATGTACCCCCGTTCGGCGAACAAACCGGCCCAGGCCGTCGGCATGATCCGTTCCGGATTGGAGCTGCACGAGGACGCCGACGTCGCGCTGGCCGCCTCCTCGCACAACGGCGAGCCGGAGCATCTGCTGCGTACGCGTGAGCTGCTCAACCGGCACGACCTGACCGAGGACGCCCTGCGGTGTCCGACGGACTGGCCGCTGCGGGAGGCTGAACGGGACCAACGCGCCGCCGAGGGATTCGGCAAGCAGCGCATCACGATGAACTGCTCGGGCAAGCACGCCGCGATGCTCGCGACCTGCGTACAGCGGGGATGGGCGTTGGAGGACTACCTCGACACCAAGCACCCGCTGCAGGTGGATCTGCACGAGACCGTCTCCGAGC
This genomic stretch from Actinopolyspora halophila DSM 43834 harbors:
- a CDS encoding 3-keto-5-aminohexanoate cleavage protein — encoded protein: MTASSAETGGSPDQAGTIITVAVTGAHAKADVPTLPVGSEEVAAASAACERVGASVVDLEPRHDTAVPDVVSAVRNRTDLLVRVAAYARSETLATLLDSGAQVLTCPVDAPADFVSDLRTGASERGLAVHYEVRELADLPKLRQLCAADSLPVHVVLVFGAGMPGDISTLTAAVEGLPAGAEFTATGLGEASLPVMLGSLAAGGHIRVGMADTLEYSSGVPVRDNAQLAARASGLAKIAQRLPLSVSHVRGLFGLTE
- a CDS encoding asparaginase, whose translation is MNEHGSPVPLVELVRGEIREGLHHGSVVVLAPDGRVKHSLGGADHPMYPRSANKPAQAVGMIRSGLELHEDADVALAASSHNGEPEHLLRTRELLNRHDLTEDALRCPTDWPLREAERDQRAAEGFGKQRITMNCSGKHAAMLATCVQRGWALEDYLDTKHPLQVDLHETVSELAGEPVAATSVDGCGAPLFAVSLTGLARTFRTMVTSGSGTPQRRVADAMRAHPWLAAGTGREDTLLMRAVDGLLSKSGVEGVLALALPDGHAVAVKIADGSARARLPVAVSALRSVGVTNEELDALVEESVLGGGRSVGKVRPVADLFD